A segment of the Leptolyngbya sp. FACHB-261 genome:
TGGATCAATGTGATCGGCACAGGTGCCTTGTATGCTGCTGTATCCGTGGGATTAATGAAGTGGTGGCGTATTGAACCCAAAAATTGGTTGCAGGGTGCAATCTGTATTGCTTTACCTGGGATGCTAGGCGAGATTCCTATCCTCTCTAGCTTTTCTGAACTAATGAGCAATATGCAGCCCGAGACAGCAGGGCGCTATGCAGCCTTTTTATTTGGTGGTTATGCATCATTAATTGGTTTTGCTTGGCTAATGTCCACCAAAGCAAGTTCACTGCTCACGCCCGACAGCAAGTAATCAGCCGCGAGCAGTGAAGAGCAACCGATAGTGACGCCTCCTAATAAGTCAATGAAGCGGACGGTATAAAGTCTTGGTGGCAATACCAAGGTTGATTGCCACCACTGACTACAGATGTTAAAGCGCTCTATGCACACCATTGACATCGGCAAATTGAAGTTGGAGCCGCAACTTGCAGCACACGCTGAAGAAATGTTTGCTGTTCTTAGTGACCCGGCGATCTACCAATACGAAAATGAACCACCCGTGTCCGTGCAGTGGTTGCGCAAACGCTTCACAAGGCTTGAAGCAAGGCAATCGTCAGACGGTAGAGAGCAATGGCTCAACTGGGTTATCCGACTTCCCAGTGGCGAACTGATCGGTTTTGTTCAAGCCACCGTACATCCAAACCACCAAGCCACAATCGCCTGCGTTCTCACGAGCAAATTTTGGGGTCGAGGGCTCGCACGCCAATCAGTTCAGACCATGATTAGCGAACTGACTGAGCAATACCAGGTGCGCAACCTTTTCGCGATACTCAAGCAGGAAAACTATCGTTCCTTGCGCCTCCTCAAGCGAATTGGTTTCTCTATCGCCTCAAATGGACAATACACTGGAAGCGAAGTAAAGCCAGACGAACTTCTCATGCATTTTGAACCGCAGCTACCATGACACATAAAGCTAAGGCTTGGAGCAATTGGAAGTTGGAATGTTGGGGAGTGTATTGTTTGGTGTAATTGCCTTATGAAAATCTAATAACTACGTTTCAGTTCTCTAGATTCTGAACAAGGAGCTGCAATGGCCAGATCATCAGCCAGATCATCAAAACCCCCATTCTTTATTGAACCTCGAATACTCATTGCTTGTTTCGGTGCCCTCCCTGCTTGTTTCTCTGTTTATATATGTTTCTATATGTTCGCTGTTTCATATCTGCTGAATTCGAAGAGTGTCATCATAACTTACACTGGATTTTACATCAACTATCCAGCTCTTATTGGGGAAGTGCACAACCTTCGCTGCCAAACTAATGGACTAGTTGCAGACGGTTATGAATACTTCTGCCGCTTTAATGCCAAACCATCAAGCATTGAGCAGTCTGTTAAGAAGATGGGACTCACTTCTGCTGATTACGAATGTGGACGGTTAGATGATGAGTCTGCTCAAGAGGGATGGTGGAAACCGTTAGACCTAGTCGGAGGGCAATGCTGCTGGAGTAAGACTGCCGAGACCCCTATACTGTTGTATTCTCCAACCAGTCAACTTGGTTATATAAAAGATTTTGATTACTAAGTTATTTGGATGGTAATTTTAGGCGAGAGAGCTTAACCTTACAAAGCAGGCCAACCAGACAGCGCAGCGGCTTGATAAAAAACCTTTGCTGGCTTCAGTTATTTATAAGAATGATTCCCTCTTTCTGACACTCAGCAACCTCAATTTAAAAGGAGTGACCTTGCCAATAAAATTATTCTCAGAACTAGAGCCTAGACAGAGCAGGTTCCTGTTTGGGGTTGCCGCCATCCTCTTAGTGATGGCGATCTATACAACCAACTTTGTCGCTATCCGATATAGCATTCTCAATGGTTTAACTTCTCTTGATTTGGCCGCCTTGCGCTTTTCCGTAGCCGGATTGGCCATGTTACCTTCCTTTTGCCGTTTAGGTCTCAGAGATCTGGGTGGCTTGGGATGGCCAAGAGCAATGCTCCTGACTTGTTTGGCTGGTTCCCCTTACATGGTCGTTTTCTTTTTCGGACTCAGTTTTGCTCCAGCCTCACACGGTGCCGTTTTGAACCCCTGGCATTGTGCCATCAGTCGTTTTTCTGGGAATGGTGGTTTTGGGACTGCAATCATTCTCACTCAAAAGAGCAATTTCATTGATATCTATTACTCTTGGGGTTGTTTTTGTGACAGCCTCTTCGTTTTCTTTGCAAGGTTCAGTCTTATTTGGAGATCTCCTATTACTGAGTACAGGCATCAGCTGGGGTCTATTTACGTTATTAACTAAGTTGTGGGAGCTGAAACCGCTACAGAGTACAGCCATCGTGTCGGTTATTTCTCTATTTTATCTACCTCCATATTTATTCTTTTCGTATAACGGCTTTGAGTCTGCTTCGATTCCACACATCATTTCGCAAGCAGTTTTCCAGGGCATTATTCTGTCAATCGGCACACTTTACCTAGTCACCTATGCCGTTCAAAACTTAGGAGCACAGTTGACTTCTCTATTCAGCCCACTGGTTCCTGTGCTAACCACCTTAATTGCTATTCCTCTCCTTGGAGAAATTCCGACCTCGGCTCAGGGAATTGGCATTGTCTTGATTGCATTGGGCATGCTGAGTGCCGCAATAGCGAGAGATGCTCGGTAAGCCTGATGTGTTTCAGAGAGCCAGCGGTTGTAGCCATGAGAGGTGACCGTTGATGAGAATAAGCTAACGTGTCAGTGCAACAGATTGGCTGATGCTCTTCCTGCTGACAAGGCTATCTGCAAGCACAGGCCTTCGCCATTAGACAACAAAGCGCCGTAAGTATCTTACACATGAAGAAGACGGAAAATAAAGTATCCAATGGCAACAAAGCAAGATTCTATTATTGGTATAACTGAAATGAATAACGCGGTAGATAAGATTGTGCCTGTTGCACCTCTTGTATCGAGCCATCAAGCCGGGTGGAGCAACATCTTTTTTGCCTACTACCAACAACCTGCTTGTGAAATTCCAACGCACTATCTCAGCCAATATACATTCACAATCTGTAGTGAATTAAGCACTTCATCCTTAATTGAATGTTGTTTGAACAACCAACTTAAACGTTATTACTTCCAAAATGGAGACATCATCTTTTGCCCCGCAGGTATTAGCAAATCCTTAGCCTGGGAGCAGAAAAACAGTTGCATACTGCTTGCCCTTGAACCTGAATTGGTCGAGCAAGTTGCTTATGAGTCTATCAATGTAGAGCATATCGAATTTGCGCCAAAATTTAAGATTATCGATCCATTAATCCAACACCTAGCCTACGCGCTTAAGGCTGAGCTTGAGTCTGGTTGTTTGTCAGGTCGTCTCTACGGGGAGTCAGCGGCAGCAATGCTTGCAGTGCATTTACTCAAGATTAACTCACCTCTCAGACAACCCATCCAAGAGTATAAAGGTGGACTGCCTAGGGACAAACTGTCTCAGGTGATTGAGTACATTGATGAATATCTTGCTCAAAACGTAGGATTATCTGAGCTGGCTCAAGTCGCAGACATGAGCCAATATCATTTTGCTCGGCTCTTCAAGCGGTCAGTGGGTATTACTCCTCATCAATACTTAATCAGACAACGTGTGGAACGAGCAAAGCAGCTCCTGCGACGGCGTGATCTGAGCATCGCTGATGTTGCACTTCAATGTGGATTTGCTAACCAAGGGCACCTCGGCTACCACTTCAAACGTCTACTAAATACCACACCAAAGGTCTTTATAAAGAGCAGCAATAACCTGTAAAACAAGCAATAACCTGTAAGACTAAAAACTAAGTGAATCTATATTCTTAATCGAAGGGTGAATTGCTTGGATGCTCCTGAGCGCAGTATGCAAGTTGCTTAGAATCTCACCTTACCTGTAGTTACTCGTACCTTTGAAAGGGTGGTTCAGTATGTCAAAAGAGCACGTCAACCCAACATCCTTGTTTTCAAGCTTGAAATACGGCTTCTCTCAAATTGTCACTAGTGTCGGCGGAAGGACAGTATACTTATCTGGTCAAACACCATTTAACGCCGAAGAGCAAATTGTCGGTACCACTCGTCAAGAGCAGATGCGTCAAACTTTAAAAAATATCCAATCGGCGATGGAGGCTATTGGTGGGTCGCTTAAAGACGTCGTGTCGTTGCGCATCTATATGGTTGACTACAAACCAGACGAAGAAATCAATGTGATTGTTGATGGTCTCAAAGAGTTTTTTGTTGATGGTAATCCACCTGCAACAACCTGGATTGGTATTTCTTCCCTTGCCGTCAAGGACTTTCTGATAGAAATAGAGGCGACAGCAGTCTTGGAGTAATTACCAAGCAACCTACAGAAATCAATGCAGTTAACGCCTCGGGATCCTACCAGGGGCGTTTTTCAACGACCAATCTGCGTTTCCTCCTTCTGAATCCCAGCAAGCTCAAAAGACAGGCAGTATAGCTCGCTCTGTTCGAGTGTTGCATGAAAAAAGCCGCTCTAATATAGAGTTAGTCAATTACGCCCCTACGTCACTGGTCAAAACAGGTCCACATTGAGAAAAGATTTATGGACATTTGGCATGTTTTGTTAATAGCAATTTCAGTATCCCTAGCGGTGCCTTTGTTTTCTCGCGGGAACAATAATGAGAATGAAACCCGGATTGCATACATAGAACGCAAACTAGAACGAAAACTAGACCTACTCTTGAAGCACTTTGGCATTGAAGAGCAGGGCTACTCTGCCGATGATGATCTTGTTGACCTAATCCTCTCCGGACGAAAAATTGAGGCAGTCAAGCTTTATCGAGAACTACATCCTCATGAGAATTTAAAGAATGCAGTACGGGCTGTTGAGCATCTTATCCGTCAGCATGGCACAAAATAATTACAGTGCGCTCGCTAATCCTGCCGACTGGGTCTCCAAGCGTCAAGCTGACCTATCATTACACTCACAAGCTTAACTGCTTCGCTACTCTAGAATCACAGCCTAACAACTGCGGTGCAGCAGAGTACCACCTAGTTGCTAGTGAAGTTGCAAAGCCTTTGACAATCGTTGACTACGAGCGCTATACGGCTTCAACTACCGGCTAGGGCGTAGCTGAACTTTGCCCGTGAAGTGACCAAAAGCAACAGATGTTAAGTTGCTCACCTCAGCCTCCGGCCAGATCATTCATAATTTCTTCGTCATAAGTGTGGTGATTGAAATGCGGAATATCTGGGCATTTGCTTGGGGTGCGTTGGTTGGAGTGCTTGGTGGGCTAATTGGTCTGGGTGGTGCAGAGTTTCGCTTACCCGTTCTGGTCAGCATTTTCAACTATCGAACCCTACAAGCAGTCATTATCAATCTCATTGTAAGTCTCGTCACAGTCGCCTTTTCATTCATCTTCCGAAGTGGCGTCATTGGATTGGAGGACGTTGCTGAACATTGGGCAGTGATCGTCAACATCTTGGCAGGCTCTCTAATCGGCTCTTATCGTGGGGTCCACTACGCAACTCAGATCAGCGAGCGAACCTTACATTGGATCGTTGTAGGGTTTCTGATTTTTCTAAGTATGGTATTGATAGGACATAATTTCATCTTTAGTGTTGGTCGTTTGCAACTGCCAATTTTTTTGCGAATCGGCTTTGGATTCTTAGCAGGAATCGTAATTGGTATATTCAGTAGTATGTTGGGCGTGGCAGGTGGCGAACTGATTATCCCAACTATTATTTTGTTGTTCGCCGTTGATATTAAATTAGCAGGGAGTTTCAGCCTCGCGATTAGTATTCCAACGATTGTGATGGGCTTATTCAAATACAGAAGTCAGCAGCGACTAAAGGAGGTTAAATCAGAACAGAAATTTATCGGTTCAATGGCCTCTGGTTCAATTCTAGGTGCATTTGTTGGCAGCGGTCTTTTAAGGCATGTATCAAGTTCTCTGCTGTACTTGATCTTGGGTACAATTTTGTTGTTGTCGGCTTTGAAGTTGGCTAAGCACAAGCCAGCTGCCTAACACGCCCATGCCCATGCCCATTAGCCGCCGAAAATTGCTCAGTTATGATGCAGAGGTTGCCTGAGGTGGGTTATGGGCAACATTAGCTAGCCAATACCATAGCCGATCACAAGCCATGCCGAAGCCAACGAGGTATCTGTGGTACAAAGCTTTCGCCCAATTTCTAGCGAGCTGAAAAGCGGTTTAATCGAAGTTGCCTCGAACACCTGGACGATTGAGGCGAAAGGGTGTGTCTGCTACCGCTCTCCCATGCAGCCCCGCTATCCTTATACACATCGCGCAGTTGTGATTCGTCTCAGCGACGATAGCCTTTTCATTCTTTCCCCAATTCAGCTCACTC
Coding sequences within it:
- a CDS encoding DUF5367 domain-containing protein; this translates as MNAKNQISLVLIGFVIWVAATLVFRIAGSYFFERSATEYWINVIGTGALYAAVSVGLMKWWRIEPKNWLQGAICIALPGMLGEIPILSSFSELMSNMQPETAGRYAAFLFGGYASLIGFAWLMSTKASSLLTPDSK
- a CDS encoding GNAT family N-acetyltransferase yields the protein MHTIDIGKLKLEPQLAAHAEEMFAVLSDPAIYQYENEPPVSVQWLRKRFTRLEARQSSDGREQWLNWVIRLPSGELIGFVQATVHPNHQATIACVLTSKFWGRGLARQSVQTMISELTEQYQVRNLFAILKQENYRSLRLLKRIGFSIASNGQYTGSEVKPDELLMHFEPQLP
- a CDS encoding DMT family transporter, with translation MTASSFSLQGSVLFGDLLLLSTGISWGLFTLLTKLWELKPLQSTAIVSVISLFYLPPYLFFSYNGFESASIPHIISQAVFQGIILSIGTLYLVTYAVQNLGAQLTSLFSPLVPVLTTLIAIPLLGEIPTSAQGIGIVLIALGMLSAAIARDAR
- a CDS encoding helix-turn-helix domain-containing protein — protein: MATKQDSIIGITEMNNAVDKIVPVAPLVSSHQAGWSNIFFAYYQQPACEIPTHYLSQYTFTICSELSTSSLIECCLNNQLKRYYFQNGDIIFCPAGISKSLAWEQKNSCILLALEPELVEQVAYESINVEHIEFAPKFKIIDPLIQHLAYALKAELESGCLSGRLYGESAAAMLAVHLLKINSPLRQPIQEYKGGLPRDKLSQVIEYIDEYLAQNVGLSELAQVADMSQYHFARLFKRSVGITPHQYLIRQRVERAKQLLRRRDLSIADVALQCGFANQGHLGYHFKRLLNTTPKVFIKSSNNL
- a CDS encoding RidA family protein is translated as MSKEHVNPTSLFSSLKYGFSQIVTSVGGRTVYLSGQTPFNAEEQIVGTTRQEQMRQTLKNIQSAMEAIGGSLKDVVSLRIYMVDYKPDEEINVIVDGLKEFFVDGNPPATTWIGISSLAVKDFLIEIEATAVLE
- a CDS encoding sulfite exporter TauE/SafE family protein encodes the protein MLTSASGQIIHNFFVISVVIEMRNIWAFAWGALVGVLGGLIGLGGAEFRLPVLVSIFNYRTLQAVIINLIVSLVTVAFSFIFRSGVIGLEDVAEHWAVIVNILAGSLIGSYRGVHYATQISERTLHWIVVGFLIFLSMVLIGHNFIFSVGRLQLPIFLRIGFGFLAGIVIGIFSSMLGVAGGELIIPTIILLFAVDIKLAGSFSLAISIPTIVMGLFKYRSQQRLKEVKSEQKFIGSMASGSILGAFVGSGLLRHVSSSLLYLILGTILLLSALKLAKHKPAA